One segment of Schistocerca cancellata isolate TAMUIC-IGC-003103 chromosome 2, iqSchCanc2.1, whole genome shotgun sequence DNA contains the following:
- the LOC126159158 gene encoding uncharacterized protein LOC126159158, translating to MAELKSGRGPTTGVCADDLLRHNVKLLTLGGAWPPSERRGLRRLFPLYTATIYFCQSATIAMGIWLTYDLWGDVDEIMLTYVNTFTLLGGYIKLIYFSCDVRGYRELVSILRDVAREQWPYCENDPKLMAIFTGAYRKGLWLTFGPLVYLNILGPTWFFMPLILRAFGSEERLLPFVNLRESVTNIFPLYVAIYVVQVYCMFFWNIISVGLDMFFVTSMVHVAAQLKILNERLSNLGEDPRHDDYGAVLDRQIMRGFVNPQKRPFSRDRRRRDMYEELRNCIKTHQHILRQVLKVQ from the coding sequence ATGGCAGAACTGAAGAGCGGACGTGGCCCGACTACAGGAGTGTGCGCAGACGACCTGCTGCGGCACAACGTGAAGTTGCTGACGCTGGGCGGGGCGTGGCCCCCGAGCGAGCGGCGCGGCCTGCGCCGGCTGTTCCCGCTCTACACCGCCACTATCTACTTCTGCCAGAGCGCCACCATCGCCATGGGCATCTGGCTCACGTACGACCTGTGGGGCGACGTCGACGAGATCATGCTCACGTACGTCAACACGTTCACGCTGCTCGGTGGCTACATCAAGCTGATCTACTTCTCCTGTGACGTGCGGGGCTACCGCGAGCTCGTCTCGATCCTGCGAGATGTCGCCAGGGAGCAATGGCCGTACTGCGAGAACGACCCTAAGCTGATGGCAATCTTCACCGGCGCGTACCGGAAGGGCTTGTGGCTGACGTTCGGCCCCCTCGTGTACCTCAATATATTGGGCCCCACTTGGTTCTTCATGCCTCTCATTCTTCGAGCCTTCGGTTCTGAGGAACGCCTACTGCCATTCGTCAACTTGCGCGAAAGTGTGACGAATATTTTTCCTCTGTATGTTGCCATCTACGTGGTGCAAGTTTACTGCATGTTCTTCTGGAATATAATCAGCGTCGGGCTGGACATGTTCTTCGTCACGAGCATGGTTCACGTGGCTGCGCAGCTCAAAATCCTCAACGAACGCCTATCTAATTTAGGTGAAGATCCACGACATGACGACTATGGAGCTGTATTGGATCGCCAGATTATGCGGGGATTTGTCAATCCGCAAAAGCGGCCATTCAGCCGTGACAGACGACGGCGAGACATGTATGAAGAACTACGTAATTGTATCAAGACACATCAACACATCCTAAGGCAAGTGTTAAAAGTACAATAG